AGGGTTCCCCAttctattattataaaaataaaatgtaataaaaataatttctccagGCAATTCATTCAAAACAAGGTGTATCAGTATTTGCATACTAGTTAGCTGGAACTTTGCCTGATGTCAGCAAGTTTTCATATGCATGTAAGATTCTTtcatgctcactcagtcgtgtcctgttctgtgtgacaccatggactgcagcatgctaggctcctctgtccatgggattttccatacaAGAATAGCagcgtggattgccatttcctcctctgggggatcttcccgacccagggattgaacccctgtttcctgcatctcctgcattggcaggcagattctttatcactcttAGATCGTTTCTGACACATATTGGATATTCAGAAAATTTTAGttactaattttattcttttaaaaaaatttgttcataaaacaaaataaagaggaGGTCTCGACTGATTATAGGACTGGGTCAGAAATTTTAGAAGCTGAACCTGGAGCATCTTGTAGGGCTGAaaagtaaggaagtgctcaaaacaaaaaaaccccaaaccccaCAATGATGAGAGTATGTTAAAGGGACAAAGGAATGAAATGAAAGAGTTCCTAGAACAATTTGAGCAATAAAATAATACAGTATTGGGTTATGAtccaaactataaaataaatatccataatTCCatagtgatataaataaataattgaacaaAGAAATAATCTGGTTGACTCTACTCCAATAGAAAAtggttttggtgttaaaaaatttaaaaaacaaaaaaataaataattagggACAAACAGATAAATGCATTCATGCAGAAGAATTCTCTTACTTTGCCCTTAAAGAAGTGGAATGTGGGATGTGCATAAATATATCCTTCTAAAGAGGACAGGATGAAAATCGAGGAAAGGAGTGATCGCTATGTAGCAGCATGACAAACATGACTTCAGCCAGGTGGTCAAAATTAACATCAGCATGGTAAGTCATGTTGACAGTATGTACTGTTGATACGATGTGAGGATTATGGCTGTTTACCTCTGTCATCTTGCCCCTGCAAAACCCTAgtcaaataatgaaaaaaaaaattagacaaatcTTAATTGAGGGGCATTGTACAAAGTATCTGACTAGTACTCTTCAGAGCTGTCAAAGTCACCCAAACCAAAAATAATGTCTGAAAAACTCTCCCAGCCAGTGGGTGTTTAAGGAGACATGATGACTAAGTATAAAGTAaccctggatgggatcctggaacagaaagaggGCATTAggtaaaagaaaatccaaaaaagtaTGGACTTTAGTTCCTAAATCAATATCAATAATGGCTCATTGATTGTTACAAAAGCACCATACTAATCTAAGTTGTTAATAATATGCTAAAATGGTTGTAGAATATATGTGAGctctctgtactatctttgcaattTTTATGTAAATCTATTCTAcaattaaaaagtttattttaaaaagactttgaGGAATACAAAGTTTATTGGAGGTGTTATGACTGTAATCAAAGACCTACTACCACAAAGTGAAAATCTTAATGAAGGTGAGTGTTTGATGGAATAGGGTTACAGGAAAGAAAGAGACTCTCTGGGAGAGAACGAGGCGATTTTAtcacaaaggagaaaatatttgagctgAGGCTTGAGGAGAAAATAGCAGTTGGTCaactggagagaagagagaaattaagTACTTTTCTCATTTAGTTTGCATCTACTTAAACATTGCTGAAGCATAAGAACCGAGATACATCTGCATTTTGAAATACTTCTTAGAATGCCCCATCTTAATGTCTATTTCTCTTGACTGAACTCTTATAGTCCTTTGCCTATGGCATTGTCCAGTTACTAAGGAGATGATATTAGCAGAAGTGGGTTTTAGATGAATTTTTGATTCTGTTCTTGATCTAAGGGTCTGAATGCCATCTTCAAGGTTTAGTTGctacagacctttttttttttttttttttctgtttagctCTTTTTACTCTAAgcatgtagtctttttttttttccatttatttttattagttggaggctaattactttacaatactgtagtggtttttgtcatacattgacatgaatcagccatggagttacatgtattccccatcccgatcccccctcccacctccctctctacccgattcctctgggtcttcccagtgcaccaggcctgagcacttgtctcatgcatccaacctgggctggtgatctgtttcacacttgataatatacatgttttgatgctgttctctcaaaacatcccaccctcgccttctcccacagagtccaaaagtctgttctgtacatctgtgtctctttttctgttttgcatatagggttatcattaccatctttctaaattccatatatatgtgttagtatactgtaatgttctttatctttctggcttacttcactctgtataatgggctccagtttcatccatctcattagaactgattcaaatgaattctttttaatggcttgagtaatattccatggtgtatatgtaccacagcttcattatccattcatctgctgatgggcatctaggttgcttccatgtcctggctattataaacagtgctgtgatgaacattggggtacatgtgtctctttcagatctggtttccttggtgtgtatgcccagaagtgggattgttgggtcatatggcagttctatttccagttttttaagaagtctccacactgttctccatagtggctgtactagtttgcattcccaccaacagtgtaagagggttccctttaagCATGTAGTCTTATTTGGAGAATGACAACTGGTCAAATTTTTGCTTAAGACATTTATCCATACTTAACCAGAGGTTTCAGAGATAACACCACTCAggtattctgaattattttatgttaaataGGAACATTTTCTCAATAGTCTTAACATTTTCTCTTAAGTCACATCTCATTTATCTTCCTCCTTAAGAACTACATAGGCTTGTTTTAAATAGTTTAAACACCTGTAATAAACTACAGATTGCTAAGAGTAGAGGTACTTTGGTTAATGCTCAAAATGATATGGCCAGAGGAAAAGCCAGCATTATTAAATATGAATGCAATCCTTACCAACACAAATtgaacctttttttcccccaataaaaaAGCTAGTCCAAAAAATAAGGTCTCATTCTATGAAGATTTATCATTTCCAAATCACAGTGAAAGGAATTTGAATAATTTACCAATTTTGTTTTCTACTATGTGCCTTAAAGATACCTCACTAAAAATGGTATCTGGCACAAGAGAATGACATATGCAGAATGTAATATTGTAGCGACAGTACTGAGGTTGATTGTTACAGACATATTTAAATTCTAAGTATTAAATGTTACATCCTAATTATTTATACAGAACATTGGTCCAATAACAAAAATAGAGAACAGCAGCTGAAAGTGTAGCTCATTCAATGTTCAGAGATAAAAGGGTTAACCattctttccattatttttgGCAGATAGTCCTTTTTTGTCATATTTAAATCTGATGGCAACTGAAGAATTCTGGCCTTTTTCCGAGCTACTGTATGAAAAGGATGCTGAAGGCCATAACGATACAGCATACTGCAACATAAGGACTCTTCCGTTCACCAGTTCTGGCACACTTCCAAAATATACCCAACAACCCAGTTTTATTTCTGTCCAGGAGGCTGGGTGCCAAGGATCGGATATAGGCACAGGTACATATAAGCAGCAAGATTACAGTCAACAGACTCTGAAAGTTGAAAATGGCAGACATAGTGAGGTCGGCGAAGCCCCAGCCACATCACCCTTCTGGGCCCAGGGCAGAAGCTCTACAGACCTTTTGATTGCACTTTCAGAGTTTCTCATCCTTGAACTAGTGAAATTTGAGAGCAGATGATTCTTTGTTATGAGATGGGAGAAAGGATAAGGTGGAAGGAAAGGTTTGTCCTGTTCCTTGTAGGATGTTGAGCAACATCCCTCATTTGTACCCACTAGATGACAGTACAACTTCAAGTTACAGCAACCacgtgaaagaaagtgaaattagcagtcgctcagtcatgtccaactctttgccaccccatggactgtagcccgccaggctcctctgtccatggagttctccagacaagaatactagcgtgggttgccatgcccttctccaggggatcttcctgacccagggatcgaacccgggtctcccacatggtcaggtagattctctaccatctgagtcagcagggaagccccagcaaccaaaaaggtctgcaaatattgccagcttcccaggtggcactagtggtaaagaatccacctgccagttcaagagatgccagagatgcagtttcgatccctgagtcaggaagatcctttggagtgggaaatgacaacccactgcagtattcttgcctggaaaattccatggacagaggag
This DNA window, taken from Cervus elaphus chromosome 33, mCerEla1.1, whole genome shotgun sequence, encodes the following:
- the LOC122688428 gene encoding protein kish-A-like, with the protein product MSAIFNFQSLLTVILLLICTCAYIRSLAPSLLDRNKTGLLGIFWKCARTGERKSPYVAVCCIVMAFSILFIQ